From the genome of Chionomys nivalis chromosome 19, mChiNiv1.1, whole genome shotgun sequence, one region includes:
- the LOC130862436 gene encoding apolipoprotein C-I-like, which yields MRLFIALSVLIVVLATALEGPVPTQATPDLSSMFENLPDKLKEFGNTLEDKARAAIEHIKQKEFLTRTRTWIS from the coding sequence ATGAGGCTCTTTATCGCACTTTCTGTCCTGATTGTGGTCCTGGCCACAGCTTTGGAAGGCCCAGTCCCCACCCAGGCGACCCCTGACTTGTCCAGCATGTTTGAGAACCTACCAGATAAGCTGAAGGAGTTTGGGAACACTTTGGAAGACAAGGCCCGGGCAGCCATTGAACACATCAAACAGAAGGAATTTCTGACCAGGACCCGGACCTGGATTTCATAG